The following coding sequences are from one Lolium rigidum isolate FL_2022 chromosome 6, APGP_CSIRO_Lrig_0.1, whole genome shotgun sequence window:
- the LOC124667225 gene encoding ABC transporter G family member STR2-like: protein MAQPNYRHGGGHRDLEAAMEMAQTEKATAKSGSRFGFTGGLEFTSLTYTVVKKQRGVGGEWEKKDVDLLHEITGYAPKGCVTAVMGPSGAGKSTFLDALAGRISSLDGRVALDGVQMSPSVIKHSSAYVMQDDRLFPMLTVYETLMFAADFRLGSTVSAADKKLRVDNLIEQLGLTTSRNTYIGDEGTRGVSGGERRRVSIGVDIIHGPALLFLDEPTSGLDSTSAHSVIEKVHDIACAGSTVVLTIHQPSSRILQLLDHLIILARGQLMYSGGPKDVTAHLGRMGRKVPKGENSIENLLDVIQEYDQSEFGVKALAEFCLTGLKPRKLAAEGLSLVSSIPATPIGPGGEDFDHSLRSQHSKSPWSGTPFTPSRRPKKDQNRYGPEIVMGTPTPLSSISVYTVNEADYLSPAQRKTATGAPGVGVNALGHRGKFANSYAREVWVLMRRNFTNIWRTPELFLSRLMVLTVMGFLMATMFTKPKDNTQGITNRLSFFIFTVCVFFFSSNDAVPAFIQERFIFIRETSHNAYRASAYVVAGVITYLPFLLLQSAVYALITWWAIGLHGELLYFLVMLYASLLSTNSFVVFISSIVPNFILGYAAVIAFTALFFLFCGYFVDSNSIPRGWKWMNTVSTMKYPYEGLLLNEFHGHRIFSTVPPLDGDTILDNLAISLAEDRKWWMVLYLLGWAVFYRVLFYLVLRFGSKNKRN from the exons ATGGCGCAGCCGAACTaccggcacggcggcggccaccgagacctggaggcggcgatggagatggcccaGACAGAGAAAGCAACGGCGAAAAGCGGCAGCCGGTTCGGCTTCACCGGTGGGCTGGAGTTCACCAGCCTGACGTACACGGTGGTGAAGAAGCAGCGCGGGGTCGGCGGCGAGTGGGAGAAGAAGGACGTGGACCTGCTCCACGAGATTACGGGGTACGCCCCCAAGGGCTGCGTCACCGCCGTGATGGGTCCCAGCGGCGCCGGCAAGTCGACATTCctggacgcgctcgccgggcgcaTATCCAGCCTCGACGGCCGCGTGGCGCTCGACGGCGTGCAGATGAGCCCCAGCGTCATCAAGCATTCGTCCGCCTACGTCATGCAGGACGACCGCCTCTTCCCGATGCTCACCGTGTACGAGACGCTCATGTTCGCCGCCGATTTTCGCCTCGGCTCCACCGTCTCCGCCGCCGACAAGAAGCTCCGCGTCGACAACCTCATCGAGCAGCTCGGCCTCACG ACATCAAGAAACACGTACATCGGGGACGAGGGCACGAGGGGTGTGTCCGGTGGTGAGCGGCGGCGAGTCTCAATCGGCGTGGACATCATCCACGGGCCGGCGCTGCTGTTCTTGGACGAGCCGACGTCGGGGcttgactcgacgagcgcgcacaGCGTGATCGAGAAGGTGCACGACATCGCGTGCGCCGGGAGCACCGTGGTGCTGACCATCCACCAGCCGTCGTCCCGGATCCTGCAGCTCCTCGACCACCTCATCATCCTGGCGCGCGGCCAGCTCATGTACAGCGGCGGGCCAAAGGATGTCACCGCGCATCTCGGCCGCATGGGCCGCAAGGTGCCCAAAGGGGAGAACTCCATCGAGAACCTCCTGGACGTGATCCAGGAGTACGACCAGTCCGAGTTCGGCGTCAAGGCCCTCGCCGAGTTCTGCCTCACCGGCCTCAAGCCACGCAAGCTCGCCGCCGAGGGGCTCTCCCTCGTGTCTAGTATCCCTGCGACCCCGATCGGGCCCGGGGGCGAGGACTTCGACCACAGCCTCAGGAGCCAGCACTCCAAGTCTCCTTGGAGCGGCACGCCGTTCACGCCGTCCCGGCGCCCCAAGAAAGATCAAAACAG GTACGGGCCGGAGATCGTGATGGGGACGCCGACGCCGCTGAGCAGCATCTCGGTCTACACGGTGAACGAGGCCGACTACCTGTCGCCGGCGCAGCGCAAGACCGCCACGGGCGCCCCCGGCGTGGGCGTCAACGCGCTGGGGCACCGCGGCAAGTTCGCAAACTCGTACGCCAGGGAGGTGTGGGTGCTGATGCGGCGCAACTTCACCAACATCTGGCGCACGCCGGAGCTGTTCCTGTCGCGGCTGATGGTGCTGACGGTCATGGGGTTCCTGATGGCCACCATGTTCACCAAGCCCAAGGACAACACGCAGGGCATCACCAACCGCCTCAGcttcttcatcttcaccgtctgcgtcttcttcttctcctccaacgACGCCGTGCCGGCCTTCATCCAGGAGCGGTTCATCTTCATCAGGGAGACCTCGCACAACGCGTACCGGGCGTCCGCGTACGTCGTGGCCGGGGTCATCACGTACCTGCCGTTCCTCCTGCTCCAGTCGGCCGTGTACGCCCTGATCACATGGTGGGCAATCGGGCTTCACGGCGAGCTCCTCTACTTCCTCGTCATGCTCTACGCCTCCCTGCTCTCCACCAACTCCTTCGTCGTCTTCATCAGCTCCATCGTGCCAAACTTCATCCTTGG GTACGCGGCGGTGATCGCGTTCACggcgctcttcttcctcttctgcggCTACTTCGTCGACAGCAACAGCATCCCGAGGGGGTGGAAGTGGATGAACACCGTCTCCACCATGAAGTACCCCTACGAGGGCCTCCTCCTGAACGAGTTCCACGGCCACCGGATCTTCTCCACAGTCCCGCCGCTCGACGGCGACAccatcctcgacaacctcgccATCAGCCTGGCGGAGGACCGCAAGTGGTGGATGGTGCTCTACCTGCTCGGCTGGGCCGTCTTCTACCGCGTCCTCTTCTACCTCGTCCTCCGCTTCGGCTCCAAGAACAAGAGGAACTAA